Proteins from a genomic interval of Lolium perenne isolate Kyuss_39 chromosome 1, Kyuss_2.0, whole genome shotgun sequence:
- the LOC127321410 gene encoding probable beta-1,3-galactosyltransferase 8 yields the protein MMALTQPQSEKKAARARPMSGKAVLVLCAASFFVGLLLSGRMTILTSPPSATRGASSSSGHGSRIALFPDDDCEHRRKLEEGSNPNDVMKEVSRTHQAIRSLDKSVSSLEMELAVERAKRNGGLGASVPSKGLPKAFVVVGINTAFSSKKRRDSLRDTWVPRGEKLRRLEKEKGIVVRFVIGHSATPGGALDRAIDVEEAETRDFMRLDHVEGYHELSSKTRIYFAAAVATWDAAFYVKVDDDVHVNLGMLTNRLARYRTTPRVYVGCMKSGPVLSQKGVKYHEPESWKFGDEGNKYFRHATGQIYAISRDLASYISINQPILHRFANEDVSLGAWLIGLEVEHVDDRSLCCATPPDCEWKKQAGNVCAASFDWSCSGICKSVDRMRAIHSACGEGDGAVWNFAAAA from the exons ATGATG GCGCTGACACAGCCGCAGTCGGAGAAGAAGGCCGCGCGGGCGAGGCCGATGTCGGGGAAGGCTGTGCTCGTGCTCTGCGCCGCCAGCTTCTTCGTGGGGCTGCTCCTCAGCGGACGGATGACGATCCTGACGTCGCCGCCGTCGGCCACCCGCGGCGCCTCGTCTTcctccggccacggctccaggatTGCTCTCTTCCCCGACGACGACTGCGAGCACAGGCGT AAGCTAGAAGAAGGGAGCAACCCGAACGATGTCATGAAAGAGGTGTCAAGAACGCACCAAGCTATCCG GTCGCTGGACAAGTCGGTGTCGTCGCTGGAGATGGAGCTGGCGGTGGAGCGCGCCAAGCGGAACGGCGGGCTGGGCGCGTCGGTTCCGTCAAAGGGCCTCCCCAAGGCGTTCGTGGTCGTCGGCATCAACACGGCCTTCAGCAGCAAGAAGCGGCGCGACTCGCTCCGCGACACCTGGGTGCCCCGAGGCGAGAAGCTCCGGCGGCTGGAGAAGGAGAAGGGGATCGTGGTGCGGTTCGTGATCGGCCACAGCGCGACGCCCGGCGGCGCGCTGGACCGGGCCATCGACGTGGAGGAGGCGGAGACGCGGGACTTCATGCGGCTGGACCACGTGGAGGGGTACCACGAGCTGTCGTCCAAGACCAGGATCtacttcgccgccgccgtcgccacctGGGACGCCGCCTTCTACGTCAAGGTCGACGACGACGTCCACGTCAACCTGGGCATGCTCACCAACAGGCTCGCCCGGTACAGGACGACGCCCAGGGTCTACGTCGGGTGCATGAAGTCCGGCCCCGTGCTGTCGCAGAA GGGCGTGAAGTACCACGAGCCGGAGTCGTGGAAGTTCGGAGACGAGGGGAACAAGTACTTCCGCCACGCCACGGGGCAGATCTACGCCATCTCCAGGGACCTCGCCTCCTACATCTCCATTAACCA GCCGATACTGCACCGGTTCGCAAACGAGGACGTGTCGTTGGGCGCGTGGCTCATCgggctcgaggtggagcacgTCGACGACCGGAGCCTCTGCTGCGCCACGCCGCCAG ACTGCGAGTGGAAGAAGCAGGCCGGGAACGTGTGCGCGGCGTCCTTCGACTGGTCCTGCAGCGGCATCTGCAAGTCCGTGGACAGGATGAGGGCCATCCACAGCGCCTGCGGCGAGGGCGACGGAGCCGTCTGGaacttcgccgccgccgcctga